gCGCTAAGAGTCCATaccagctggtaatattaattAGAATAGCAAAATCGAGGAACATTTTTCAAGGTTTACGGTTTATTTTCAAAACTATAAGGTATGTTTATGTGGGTCGTGCGGTATCTTTTATCgttaaatccgcggtcacactgcaggTGATTCAAGACGCAAAAAATTTAGGCGATTTAAAGCGGGagaataatattaattatacaacaaaCAGACTAAAGGGAATGTCCAAACGCAAGGCCGAGGATACAAGCACCGAAATGGCATCGGGTGCAGAGAAAATCAGCATCAAGGTACGTATAAAATCACATTTTTGGACAAACCAAAAATTGGCCTAACTGGGACTTGTTTTCGGCTTCATATTTGTAGACAAACTTTACTATTGGCTTGACAGAGCCACTGAAAGAATATCAGAAGCTGATTGAGACCCAGGTGCAGGTTGATGAAATCGTCGACGATGAAATCATCAAAAATAACTTCGAAGGTATCGCTGCAGCGGCGCGTGACGTcatctggcagctgctgtttgccGGCTCggacggcgacggcggcgtCACTAGTGAGTCACAGCAGAAGGCAtcggagctgctggaggaatACAAAGGCGATGCCACATTCTATGATCCGTGGGAGTACAACGATTGGATTACCAAGCTGCGGGACGAAGTGCTGAAGAAGGAGCTCCTCGACTTTTGGCGCGACACAATCGTGAAGAAACAGCTTGGGCCGTGCTGGTCGCGCGACTGTGATCTGTTTGATGGGGACGATACGCCGCCGCTGGAGTTTTACGCCCATGGCGGGTGCACGGCGCCGTTTGCGGCCAGCCTCAAAGTGCGAGCAGCCAACAATGAGATACGTGCTTCGGATGCCTCCGATGCAGAGTCGTCCAGGGAGCCACTCGAGGGCGAGGAGCGATCTGCAGAACGCAGTGCGGACGATGAGGCAGCCTTCACGGGCGTCTTTGACGCTGTAATAACCCGGGA
The sequence above is a segment of the Drosophila subobscura isolate 14011-0131.10 chromosome U, UCBerk_Dsub_1.0, whole genome shotgun sequence genome. Coding sequences within it:
- the LOC117901591 gene encoding uncharacterized protein LOC117901591, with amino-acid sequence MSKRKAEDTSTEMASGAEKISIKTNFTIGLTEPLKEYQKLIETQVQVDEIVDDEIIKNNFEGIAAAARDVIWQLLFAGSDGDGGVTSESQQKASELLEEYKGDATFYDPWEYNDWITKLRDEVLKKELLDFWRDTIVKKQLGPCWSRDCDLFDGDDTPPLEFYAHGGCTAPFAASLKVRAANNEIRASDASDAESSREPLEGEERSAERSADDEAAFTGVFDAVITREQPLSEYRDLMTRFVLTDVIVPDEIQQASVKKIAKAAQDVIWQILFEGAPSQEDQDKAADLLQEYKTDSGFYGPWEYNEWIFKLRDEVLAKELLDFWREKIVKLELGPCWSRDSDFFENDDDVPLEFYNKAGCKAPFNPPADT